GGTTGGGGGAAGCTGTGAATGGCAACTTCAGTTGAAGCAATATTGGTCGCTTTAGAATCATTGTAACAACGGATGCCCTTGATTCTGCCCACATATTCAATGCGATGCGGAACTGCAGAAAATGTCATCAGACCTTGAGCCAGTATTGCAGGATCATTGATAAAATCCATGACGGCAGCAACTGCAGCCAGGGCATTGCTTAAATTGTGCTTACCGGGCAGAGGCAGGGCTTTGGCGGGAAGAATGGGACTCCATTCACCGTCTCTCATGATACCGATGACACCTTCTGCCAACATGACATCACCGCCAGATGGGCTTGACACTGAGAAATATCGGATGGGATCCACTGTGATATCGTGACGTGACAACTCAGGATCATCCCTGTTAATAACAGCCATGCACGTGTCGTCAAGATTCCTGAGCAAGCCTAGTTTGGACTCGTAATAGGCTGCCAGACTTGGGTACCGGTCGAGATGATCTGGTGTCAGATTCAGTATTACCGCAACTTGAGGTTTGAAAGTATCAATATTATCTAACTGAAAACTACTGACCTCTAATACAAATATGGGTTTTGCAGGCTCTTTTTCAAGTCTATCCATTAACACTTCAGAAGCGGCCACACCTACGTTCCCACCAAGAAAGCTATCGTACCCTGCAGTTAGGAGTAGATGGTGGATAAGATTTACGGTGGTTGTCTTACCATTTGAACCGGTAACGGCAATAATTGGAGCATCGATGAACCAGGATGTCATCTCAATTTCTGAATACAGCGGAATATTCTTAGTCCTGATCTTTTGAATGATATCAGCATTCTCAGGGATGCCAGGGCTGACAACCACGAAATCACTTTCAAGGACGTCAGGAGAATGATAGCCGAATTCAAATTCAGCTTCAATGTCAGCCAGAATTTGACGTTTATCAGCATCAAATTTATCAGCATCAAATTCACTCACCAGAACCTTCGCTCCAAAATGTCTGAGCAGTCGTGCTGCACCCATGGCAGAGCGTTGGCTCCCCAGGATGGTAACGTTTTTACCTGATATGTCAGCAGTATTCATGTTACCTGATCTTGAATGTCGACAGCGTTAGAAAGGCGAAGAGAATTCCCATGATCCAAAAGCGGATCACTATTTTATTCTCATCCCAACCTTTTAGTTCATAATGATGGTGAATCGGGGCCATGCGAAATAGCCGGCGACCTTCACCATGCTTCTTTTTGGTATATTTGAAGTAGCGCACTTGAATGATCACGGAGATGGATTCAATGATGAATACACCACCTGCGAAGGGGAGTAGAAACTCTTTCTTCAGCATGACTGCCACCGCCCCAAGTGCGGCACCAAGAGCCAGCGACCCTGTATCGCCCATAAAGACCTCTGCAGGTCGAGCGTTAAACCAGAGAAAACCAAGCGAAGCTCCAATAAGTGCCGCACAAAAGACAGTGAGCTCTCCTGCACTAGGGAGATATATGATATTTAAATATTGACTAAAATCTGCACGGCCTGTGATATAGGCTATGCCAGCAAAAACGAGGGCTGCGATTGCCATAAGACCTGAAGCAAGACCATCGAGACCGTCGCTGAGGTTGACAGAATTTGACGTTGCAGTAATAACAAAAATAACAAAGGGGATGTATATCCAGGCAGATTTGAGATCGAAAACCAGGTCCTTGAAAAAGGGGAGGGTAGTAGCAGTCTCAACACCTGCAAATTCAGGATGAAGTACCATGACGCCACCCAATACCAAGCCCAGACTTATTTGCCCAAGGAGTTTATAGCGGGCGATAAGACCTTTCTTAGACTTTTTTACGGCCTTGAGATAGTCATCGATAAATCCAACAATTCCCATCCAGACCACTGAGACCACCATCATTTGGATATAGACATTATCTAACCTGCCAAATAAGAGAGTAGGTACCAGAATCGCACCGATAATGATGAGGCCACCCATGGTAGGGGTCCCGGCTTTGGCCGAGTGGGATTCAGGTCCGTTGGTTCGAATAGTTTCGCCAATTTGCATTTTATGCAGTTTTTTAATAATCCAGGGGCCTACAATAAATGAAAACAGGACCGCAGTAATGGCAGCACCAGCTGAGCGAAAGGAAATGTATCGGAATACGTTCAATGCAGAGAAGTATTCCTGGAGGGGCAACAGTAAATGATATAGCATTAGTTGTTTTCCTTATAGGCATTGACATAATCTTCCAACTGCATCCCACGAGACCCTTTTAAATAAACAAGGTCTCCTTGCTTGACTTCATTCAAGAAATGTTGAAGAGATTGTGATTTATCTTTGCTGTAGAAAAGTGATGTAAAACCCTGTTCTTTAAGGTAATTAGCACTACTGGAAACTGCTTCCCCAAATAAAATAATGTAATCAAATCCGGCCATGAGCATTTGTGAAGCAGCTTTGATATGTGATTCGATGCTCTGAACACCAAGCTCCAGCATGTCGGCGAAAATGAGAATTTTTCTTGCTGACGTCTTGATTTCAGCCATGGTTTCAAATCCAACTTTTGCACTGGCTGGATTAGCATTATAGGCATCATTATAGAAGTGCACCCCCCCAACTTCTTCATGTTGCATGCGTCCAGCTTCACCTGGGTAATTCTCAAGAGCTTCCTGAAGTTGGTCAAAGCGAATACCATTTTGTAAAGCAATGGTAGCTGCAGCAGCTGCATTTAACACGATGGCCTTCCCAGCCTGACTCAAATGGGCAGAGAATTTTCTGAATTGAAGATCATAGCAACCTAAGACATCCGGTCCTGCCATTGTGAAGCTGCGTTCAACTTCCTTTTTAAAGCTAAAGGCGATATGATTGGGGCAGCTCTGCCCCAACTGTGCGACTCTTTGATCATCAACATTCACGAAGGCGCGCCCATGGTTGGCACCGAGATATTGAAATAATTCACCCTTGGTAGCTTGAATAGTCTCGATATCATGAAAAAATTCAGTGTGTGCCAAAGCGATATTGGTGATGACACCTTGATCCGGTTGGGCAATTTCGCACAGGTACTGGATATCACCTTTTTGGCTGGCGCCCATTTCAATCACTGCCACTTCATGGGATTCGTTCAGCTTCAGAATTGTCAATGGTAAGCCAATATGATTGTTAAAGTTACCATCAGTTGATAATACGGAAAATCGCTTGCTCAGGATATGCGCGAGCAGGTTTTTTGTGGATGTTTTTCCGTTTGTCCCTGTAATGGCGATGAGAGGTATCTTAAAAAGCTTCCGGTGTGCAGTGGCAAGGTCAGCAAGAGATTTGACCGGATCTTCTGTCATTATCAGAGGGATGGAAGCGTCCCAATCTTCGTATCCGTCCCATGAAGTGGAGGCCATAACTGCTGAAGCGCCACGGGAAATGGCTTTTGGGATATAGTCATGACCATCCACTTGGGAACCGATAAATGCAACGAAGAGGTCTCCAGCATTTAAGCTTCGAGTATCAATACTGACACCGGTTATGGGGGACATGATGGCCCCCTTAATGCTTACATCAGGGAGCGACGTAATAGTTTCAGGCAGAATAGCCATGTTGCTCCATGAATTGATCTACAATTGTCATATCGCTAAAAGGTTTGCGTTCACCCATGATTTCCTGGTAAGGCTCATGCCCCTTGCCCAGCACAGCAACGATATCGCCTGGTTTGGCTTCCAGTAAAGCCGCGTTTATTGCTTCAGTCCGATCTTGAATGACGCAATAATTTGAGCGCTCGCCGCAACCAGCAATGATCTCCTGGATAATATTGAGAGGTGCCTCTGTTCGAGGATTGTCATCTGTGATGAATGCTTTACTGGAGAGGCGAGTTGCAATTTCACCCATAATGGGACGCTTACCCTTGTCCCTGTCACCACCACAGCCAAAAACAGTGATGAGACGATTCTCCGGGTAGGATTCAGCCAGGGTCGCGAGTACGGTTTCCATGGCATCCGGTGTATGCGCATAATCCACAAAAACCTGAAAAGGTGCACGGTGTGTTATTTTTTCCAAACGACCAGGTACCATGGGAAGCGTTTTGGCCGAGATCTCAACCTTCTCAATATCACATTCCAACTCGATGGCTGCTGCATAGGCTGCCAGGAAGTTATAATAGTTGAAAGTTCCAACAGTATTTACCTGTACAACTCTTTGCCCATAAGGCGTATCCAGGGTGAGTTCAACACCCCGACGGTTTATTGAATGGTCCAGGATTCGGTATTCTGCAATTGAGTTATAGCCGTATCGGATAATTTTCGCTACGCAAACTTCTATGATTCTTTCTGCATAGGGATCATCCATATTGACTACAGCTACAGATTCTTTAGGTAAGCCCTTGAAAAGCAGCTGTTTTGCTGCCAGATAGTCTTCGAGGGAACCATGGTAGTCGAGATGATCCTGGGTAAGATTTGTGTACACTGCAACGTCAAAGGTCAGTCCGTCAACTCGATTTTGTGAAAGGGCATGAGAAGAAACCTCCAGGGTCACTGCTTTTGCCCCATGAGAAACAAATTCTGCAAGAATTTCATATAGATCAGCAGATTCTGGAGTGGTATGCATGAGATCAATGTCAACATCATCCATCTCAGCGCCTGTGGTGCCAATACGTCCAGCCAAGGTTCCACTTTGAGTAAGGAGATGCTGAACAAAATAATTGGTTGTGGTTTTGCCATTCGTTCCAGTGATGGCTACCAGCTTTAAACCCTCTTCAGGATGGCCAAAATAGCTAGAAGCGATGACTGGTAAGGCCAATCGTGAGTCTTGCACCAATATTGAAACTATGTTTTCTGGAATGACGAAATCTGACCGATCATATACAATGACCTGAGCCCCATTCTCAATGGCAGTGTATATAAAATCATGACCATCTGTAATGAGACCGCGTACGGCGATAAATAGATGTCCCGCTTGAACCTGTCTGGAATCATAGCTGATACCAGTGACTTCCGTATTCTGCTCACCGCGTGTTTCTAAAATTTCCGGGACTTGCTGAATGATATTAATTAGTTGCATTATTCACCCAAATAGATTTCTACAGATTGACCTGTTTTAAGTGTTTTGCCCGCTGCTGGCACCTGTCTGATGACTCGTCCACTTCCGTGAGGGACTGGCTTGAGACCCATGGCATAAAGCCCTGAAAGACTCATCTTCAAACTCATACCCAATAAATCAGGCATGGTGATCTGAGCAGTGTTAGCCTTCATGACTGGGAGGGAGGAGCTCAGCAATTGTCCCTGAAGCGACTGCGGTGCCTCGCGGATGCTTTCATCTCTGTCCTTAGGTACAGAGGCCTGTAAATAAGGCTCTGCGTCTCGTCCTTTAAGATTATAAATCCGTCGATAAATTTCCTTGGCAATGGGAGCTGCAATCATTCCACCGGTGTACCCACCTTTTCTGGGATGGTCCACGGTGACGATCAATGTATATTCAGGATCCTCTGAGGGATAAAAACTGGCGAAGGAAGCAACATACTCACTGACATATTTGCCATTTTTTAGTTTTTTAGCGGTACCGGTCTTACCTGCTATTCTCAGGTTGGGCAGGAATGCTTTGTGCCCCGTTCCTTGAGAGACCGCTTTCTCAAGAATATCAGACATGGTATGCATGGTTTTTTCTGAAGCCACACGACGCAACGCATCCATACGGTCAATTTTCTGCTCATGTCCCTTTGGCGTTTTGAGCTTTTGAATGAGCTGAGGCTTCATAAGAATACCACCGTTTCCGATGGCAGAGTAAGCCATGGCCATCTGCAGAGTGGTCACAGACACTTCATAGCCAATGGCAATTTCAGATTTTGATAAATCGGACCAGAGCTTGTTGTTTTTTAGAGAGCCACTGCTCTCATATGGGAATTGAATACCACTTTTTTCGCTGAATCCAAATTTCCGGGCCGTATTAAACATCTGTTTTTCATCAAGTAATTCCATGGCCTTGATGATTCCAATATTGGATGAATTCTGAAGAACTTCTGCGAAGGTTAGCTTGTCAAATGATTTCCAATCCTTTACATCTATCCCATGAATGGAGTATTCGCCTCTTTCACAATCGAAAACGTCCATGGGATGAACCTTATTGTCCTCCAGTAGCGCGGTGGCACCAACTACCTTAAATGTTGAGCCAGGCTCAAAAGCTGACATGATGGGGTGAGCTATCAAGGATGCTTCAGTGATTTTGGAGCGTGAATTCGGATTAAAGGTCGGTATGTTTGCCAGAGCCAGTATTTCACCTGTACTTGGATCAACCAGGATTGCCTCAGCCTTATCTGCGTTGTGTCTCGCAACTGCTTCGCGTAATTCTTCTTCAATGATTATCTGGATGTCTACATCAATGGTAAGAAAGCAATCATCCCCATTGATGGGCTTCTGCTCTCTAAAGCCGCCCCTGATCCTGGTATTGCCCCGACCATCAGAACCAAGCTCTCTCCACCCATCTATCCCTGCCAGTTGATGATCGTAATAATCTTCCAAACCTGACAGCCCATGGTTTTCTGTTCCCACAAAGCCAATCAATGGTGCTGCTACATCACCATAGGGATAATAACGCCGTACGTTTGACTGAACTTGAACACCAACAGGGAGGGGGCTCTGGCTCAATTCGCGACCCAAACGGGGATTCACGTCTTTTTCAAGATAGACAAATGACTTTTTGGTTTTCAGTTTGTTGAGATAGTAACGTTTCGACTTGTTGAATGTTTTGCTAAACAATCTGGCGACTGCATCTTTGTCTTTCACTTGAGCAGGGTGAGCTGAAAATGTGAAATGCTCTATATTATCAGTGAGCTTTTTGCCATAGCGATCATAAAAATTTCCCCGCAGGGGTGATATGGCTATCTTGTCCTCGAATTGTGACTCCAGCGCTGTTCCAAGATTGTCTGGATCAATCACCTGGATATAGAACATCTTCAGGACCAGGGTAGCCCAGATGATGATGGAAGTAACAACCACAAAGATGTACCGTCCGCGAAATTTCTTGTAGGTCATACTCATTTGAGATTTACCCTGACTTCGCGTGTTTCCGGATCAGGCTGAACGAGTCCCAACTTTTCACGGGCAAGTTTTGAGAGTTTATCTGGGCGATGAAGACGATTTCTCTCACTCTGTACAAGATTGTATTCCCCCCGCAATTTGATTTCGCGGGTTCGAAGTGAATCCAGCTTCAATTCACCTGATCTGACTTCTTCGCCCAGCCATATATATAGAAAGAGCAAACTGGCGACCACAGGTATCATCCCTATATAGAGAATCGTCTTTAGGATTTCCTTGCGGGTCTCAGACTGCCGCATGCGACGTCCTTTCAGCTACACGAAGTTTTGCACTTCTGGCTCGGGGGTTTAATTGAGCTTCTTCCGGACTGGCTGTTATAGGTTTTCCACTGATGCGCAGCAGTAGAGGAATTTTTACTTCACTATCATGCATGCCAGGTTGCCGTGGAACATCCTGAGACCATTCACGGAAATGATTTTTCACCATGCGATCTTCCAGGGAGTGATACGAGATGACAGCCAGACGGCCGCCAGGGGCTAAAACTTGAATTGCTATATTCAGGACGGTCTCAAGAACTTCCATTTCGCGATTGACTTCGATTCTGAATGCCTGAAAAACACGTGCAAATGATTTATTGCGAAACCGAGGGTCGACACAGCCAGCGACCGCTTCGCGGAGCTCATCAATTTGCGTCAGTCTTTTATTGGTTCTCATATTCACAATTTTACGCGCTATCCTGCGACTATTCCTTTCCTCTCCGAAGCGATACATGATATCTGCAAGCTGTTCCTGCGAGTATTCATTAATCACCGTTTCGGCAGTAAGCTCATTTGAGCGGTCAAAACGCATGTCCAGGGGACCTTCAAGACTAAAGGCGAATCCTCTTTCTGGATCGTCCAGGGAAAAGGAGTTCAGCCCGAGATCCAGTAGGATTCCGTGGACTTTCGTCATATTCAGGTCAACCAGCACCTGATCCAAATTCTCAAAGTTCGTGCACTTCAAGTGCAGTGTTTGCTTAATTAGGGAAGGGTCGAATTGTTGGAGGGCAGATTCATCCTGATCGATACCGATCAGAGTAGCATCAGCATTTAACAGTAAGGATATTGCTTTTGAGTGTCCACCGAGACCGAAGGTGCCATCTATGTATATCCCAGATCGATCGTTTATCATCAGCGCGCAAACCTCGTCCACCAGTACTGGTGTGTGACGAAATTTCGGCTGACTTAGTTGATTCACGATGATCTAGTGTACTTGTCAATGGCTTCTATATCCTCAGCATCAAGTTGGAACTCAGTTTCCTCATAGCGTTTGAGAATGTCCGGATCCCAGATTTCGATTTCGTCGATCATCCCAATAATCACGACTTCTTTATCAACCCCGGCAAATTGCAGAAGGTTTGCAGGTATCATAACGCGACCCTGGCTATCGAATTTCAGGGGGGTGGCAAATCGAGTAGCCTGTCTTTTATAGGCTCGGTGTGCTCGAAGTTTCGAAGAAAGTGTAAGTAACTCATCTTCCTTCTCACGCCATTTGTCTAGTGAGTATACAACGATATTCTCTTCCTCGCCTCGTGTCACCACGAAGGTGTCCTCACTTGTCTCCGGTAACGCTTTGCGAAATTTCGCAGGAATATTCAATCGACCTTTTGCATCAATTGAATAACGAAATTCGCCTGTAAATGTGTTTGTTCCCATTTCCCGTTTCAGCTTTCTAATAATAGGGATATTTACCCACTATTAACCATAAGTTAGGGATTATAACCCACAAATCAAGAAAAAATGGCAAAATATTGTGATAATTTTGCCAGGGGTGTATTAACAGGATGCTTTGTTGGGTGATGATTATTACATGAATCTATATGGATAAATGCATATAATACAATAAGATAAATGATCTTTAAGATCTAACCAGTTTTGGAAATGTGGGGGCTGGTGAATGAAGCGTGGGTTAAAAACCCAGGTGTTTTTCCTGATTAAGCCTGGAAATGACGCTTAACAGGGGAAGCGAACTACAGGGTTGGATAGGTCTGTAAGTGTCCACCTGTGGAATCTGCTGTAACCACTAACCAGGAATTGCTAAATGGCGATCCTGGCAAGGTATCGCCTTTTACTGATAACAGGGCAGCCTCACCGGGATACAACTGCAGTTCAGTTGAATCAGTGAGTAGAAAATTAAGGGATAGTCCTGGCGCCTGGAACAAGGTGTCAGTTATAAGTGGACCGTCATTTCGGATAATGGAGAGAAAATCGGTTGATGTCACCGTCAAGGTATCCAAATTGGCAGAGAGGAGTGACCCTGAAATATTCATTGATTCCATGCTCTCCGTGCGATTCATTGGCGGTAGGAGTGAGGAAAGCGGCTTAGAATCAGAAGCATTGTCTGGTTGTAAGAGACTCTTGCCAAAGATGATGACGATAATCATTACCACCACTACACCCACAAGGCGAATCACATTACTCTGGGATCCCTTTTCCATCTCTAACAAGTTCTGAGCCTCAGAGAGCATTGCTCCACTCATATCCTGAGATGCATTTAAATCTGAAGATATATTACCAGAAACGCCCTGTTCCCCAGTCAATTTAAGCTCATTTTCAAGACCGCGGAGGATATCCTCAACGGGATAATCTATAGCTTGGGCATAGGCTTTCATGAATAATCGGACATAGGGTACAGGGAGAATGTGATAATCACCCTGTTCAAGTGCCTGTAGGATGCGAACGTTAATTTTTATATCCTCGGAGATCTCCTCCAGGATAAGTCCTTTTTTCAGGCGATGGTTTCTTAAGTCCTCATGAAATGCCACGATAGTTCCTCTTCGCTAAGTGCTGGTGAGTTTAAGTATTTTTCCACGTAAATCAAGACCGCAGAAAGGGAGGCCTATATGTTTTTCCCAGGAAAAAGGGAAATCATAAAAAGATTATTTAAGGGTGATGGAGTAGTGACGGAGGAGATTGTTTAATTTCTCGTTAAAGTCAGAGAGTGGCAAGCCAACCACATTATAAAAGCACCCTTGTATTCGATCCACAAACACACTGGAGTAATCCTGAATCCCATATGCTCCCGCTTTATCGAATGGAGCCCGGGTTTCTATATAATAGTTAATTTCTTCGGGACGAAGTTTTTTAAAATGAACCTGAGTTAACACATGATGCACTTCTTTGATGTTGGATGCCTTTAAATGAAAACTGTAGGCAGTAATTACCTGATGGTTTTGCCCAGAGAGTTGACTAAGCATTCTGTAGGCTGAGGCATCATTTTCTGGTTTTCCTAAAACTTCGTTGCCAATGATGACGATGGTATCTGCTCCAATAACTAAGGCATCTGGATATTGATTGGAGATTTCACCAGCCTTGAGGGTAGCTAGATTTGAGGCATAGCCTGCTGGATCATCGTCCTCAAAAGGTGGCTCGTCAACATGGCTGGGGATAACCCTGAAAGAATAACCGATTTGTTCCAGGAGACTCTTTCTGCGGGGAGAGGCACTGGCTAATATAAGCTGTGTTTCAGGTCTCAACGGCTGATGACGATCTTCTGTAAACTCTGGGCCGGCTCGGTGAAATCATCGCTATCTGCTTCGATCACCAGGATATAGACACCGTTGGCCAACTGATTTCCAAAACGATCTCGACCATCCCATGGGAATGAATTAAACCCCTGGTTCTGAAAACCCTCTGAGTCAGAAACAATTTTACGCCCGGCCAAGGTATAGATCGCATACGCTACCTCAGCAGGATGGGAGAGCATGTAGGTGACATCAGTTTGATCCACCATGGGATTGGGGAAATTGAAAAGATCGTATATACGAAAGTCATTTGCGGCAAAAAACTCAAGTCGAACACTGGCTTCACTGGGATTGTTTTGACTATCCCATGCCTTGGCAGAGACGACATGTTCACCTGGTGGAATTTCAGAAAGATAGGCGGAGAGACGACCCAAGTCAGAATGATCCAGGTCATATTCGAATAATTCTGTGACTTCAAAAGCGTTTTCCCAGTCCCCATCTATGGCAAGTGTAATTCCATGTCCGGCGACGCCAGTCAGATTGATGCCCTGGGCATCACTGATTTCTATTTCCAGTGCTTCATTTGCAGAAAAATGATCACCATTCAGCAGCACCATATTGTCAGAGATAAAAAGAATCTCTGGACCTTCAGTATCCAGTGCTGTTGAATCGGTACCCATAAATCTCAGTGTGTCAATATAGATGCTGCCATCCAGTCCTGATTGATCCCAATACTGAACCCTCAGGATACCTCCCGTCCCGGAATATTTTATATCCTTTGGAAGGGTAAAGCTCCCGGAGAAATCCCTATCATTCACGGAAATCAGCCCTCGAAAAATTCGCTTCCCAGGCAGGACATAGGAAATGCTTGCCGTTGTATTATTATAACTATTATAAAATGATCTGGTCACTGGAGTTGGCGTATCGAACACCGTAACGGCTGCTCTGGCATCTGTACCGAGAGAGGTATCTGCAACACCAGCATAATTGATACGACCCATAGCTTGCATGACAGAGGGTGAAACTGTATCAATATGACCTTTGCGGACAGGAGAGGCCAAACGCAGGGCTGGATCAGAGAACAATATATATTTCTCATTATTTGGATCAGATCCTGCTGTAATATTTTTTGCCATCATGACGGCATCACCCACAGTCAGCGATCTGCCGGCATCAAGTTCAGGAAAAAGAAAATCAAAAAAGTCGGAAAGGAGTATCTCATTAAATACTGCATAGGTTTTGCGGGTTGTGGATAATATGCCAACAGCGCCATTGCTTTCCATGAGCATAAGCTCTTCAGGTACGCATGATGAGTTTACATCATCATATTTTGCCCAGTCGCAGGTTCCAGCCACCCAGAAGGGGAGACGCATGCCGGTTTTGACCAGACCAAGATCTGAGGAAGTAAACACCTCCTCTTGGGCCCACACCGTTGGAGAACCATGACCAAGATAATTCACCATTAAAGTCCCGTTGTACAGCGTTTGGAGAAATGCATCCCGCGCTTTAGGCTTTTTAATGTATGGCGAGTTGGGGTCCTGAACTTCTGGATACTCTGTAAGGTAAACCTTATTCACATGCATACTTGAGGGCATAATCCTGGCCAGCCCTTCTGTATCTCTGATATGTTCATATTCCACTCTGGTGCGACTTGGCCGAAGTGGATCATCTGCAACCAGGGTCACCGTGTTACGCCAGATACCTGGCTCCGGAGTCAGCTCATAGCTGATAATTTTGTCTATCATGATCTCGAGCTGATCATTTGTTTGCGCCGGTAATCTACCAATGGCAATATCAGGTAGCCGATCCCATTCTCCAGATGCAATATGTGTATATCGATCGTCTGTGGAATAGGAACTCACATCCGTATTCCCATCTTTTTGAAAACTGGGTATGATCATTTTGCTCTGACCGGTAATATTACGGAAATCATAATCCGTATCACCAAGAAACAGGACGTACCTCAGCGTCGGTGCGCCCCAGTAGAAGTATACATAATGTAAAAAATGTTTAATGGCAGCTGCATCCTGAGTGCCAGCTGAGAATTCATTGTAAATATCTTCTATAAAGACAATTTCAACATTGAGCTGTTCATCAAAGGGAACCTGCTCTTCGCGGAGGGTCTTCAGTCGTTCTGCTTGTGCCTCAAATATTGAGGGTGTGATAATGATGTAATCAGCCTGCATATCAGTGCGGCGCAGTTTGGGTTCACCCAGATTGACGGTTTCGCTGAGAACAACCTGTTCAGCCTGGTCTTCAGTAAAGCCAATCACTTCGCGGAAACCGTTGTCAGCGATGGAGAATTGATTGTTCGTAATCTCCCATTCATGAATGGCACTGGGATCTGTGATATCCCATAAATGAAATTGGGGAGTGGTATCATGAAAGATCAACTTATTCACACTGCCGCTAAGATCTACGGTTCCAAATAAATAGTCCGGGGAAGGCGCTAATTGCCTGTCATAGATCAATCTCAGGCTGTCCAGGTATAAAATAGAGGCGTTGGAATTACTTCGATACCCAATGCTCAGCGTGTTGGCTCCATCACGTAACATGTTTTCACCAGCAGTACCACTAAGGACGATCTGTTTATAGAGTCCATTATTCTGACTCACGTTAAAAGCTACACCGTTCAACTCAATATCCAGGAA
Above is a genomic segment from Candidatus Neomarinimicrobiota bacterium containing:
- the murD gene encoding UDP-N-acetylmuramoyl-L-alanine--D-glutamate ligase, which translates into the protein MNTADISGKNVTILGSQRSAMGAARLLRHFGAKVLVSEFDADKFDADKRQILADIEAEFEFGYHSPDVLESDFVVVSPGIPENADIIQKIRTKNIPLYSEIEMTSWFIDAPIIAVTGSNGKTTTVNLIHHLLLTAGYDSFLGGNVGVAASEVLMDRLEKEPAKPIFVLEVSSFQLDNIDTFKPQVAVILNLTPDHLDRYPSLAAYYESKLGLLRNLDDTCMAVINRDDPELSRHDITVDPIRYFSVSSPSGGDVMLAEGVIGIMRDGEWSPILPAKALPLPGKHNLSNALAAVAAVMDFINDPAILAQGLMTFSAVPHRIEYVGRIKGIRCYNDSKATNIASTEVAIHSFPQPLWLILGGKDKGGDFTTLISQLEATTREVLLVGAASDIIQTQISPALQTRKVETIEAAINHCLNHGEAGDVLLLSPACASFDQFENFEARGDHFRTLIQAHEGWSM
- the murF gene encoding UDP-N-acetylmuramoyl-tripeptide--D-alanyl-D-alanine ligase, coding for MAILPETITSLPDVSIKGAIMSPITGVSIDTRSLNAGDLFVAFIGSQVDGHDYIPKAISRGASAVMASTSWDGYEDWDASIPLIMTEDPVKSLADLATAHRKLFKIPLIAITGTNGKTSTKNLLAHILSKRFSVLSTDGNFNNHIGLPLTILKLNESHEVAVIEMGASQKGDIQYLCEIAQPDQGVITNIALAHTEFFHDIETIQATKGELFQYLGANHGRAFVNVDDQRVAQLGQSCPNHIAFSFKKEVERSFTMAGPDVLGCYDLQFRKFSAHLSQAGKAIVLNAAAAATIALQNGIRFDQLQEALENYPGEAGRMQHEEVGGVHFYNDAYNANPASAKVGFETMAEIKTSARKILIFADMLELGVQSIESHIKAASQMLMAGFDYIILFGEAVSSSANYLKEQGFTSLFYSKDKSQSLQHFLNEVKQGDLVYLKGSRGMQLEDYVNAYKENN
- a CDS encoding transpeptidase family protein, producing the protein MSMTYKKFRGRYIFVVVTSIIIWATLVLKMFYIQVIDPDNLGTALESQFEDKIAISPLRGNFYDRYGKKLTDNIEHFTFSAHPAQVKDKDAVARLFSKTFNKSKRYYLNKLKTKKSFVYLEKDVNPRLGRELSQSPLPVGVQVQSNVRRYYPYGDVAAPLIGFVGTENHGLSGLEDYYDHQLAGIDGWRELGSDGRGNTRIRGGFREQKPINGDDCFLTIDVDIQIIIEEELREAVARHNADKAEAILVDPSTGEILALANIPTFNPNSRSKITEASLIAHPIMSAFEPGSTFKVVGATALLEDNKVHPMDVFDCERGEYSIHGIDVKDWKSFDKLTFAEVLQNSSNIGIIKAMELLDEKQMFNTARKFGFSEKSGIQFPYESSGSLKNNKLWSDLSKSEIAIGYEVSVTTLQMAMAYSAIGNGGILMKPQLIQKLKTPKGHEQKIDRMDALRRVASEKTMHTMSDILEKAVSQGTGHKAFLPNLRIAGKTGTAKKLKNGKYVSEYVASFASFYPSEDPEYTLIVTVDHPRKGGYTGGMIAAPIAKEIYRRIYNLKGRDAEPYLQASVPKDRDESIREAPQSLQGQLLSSSLPVMKANTAQITMPDLLGMSLKMSLSGLYAMGLKPVPHGSGRVIRQVPAAGKTLKTGQSVEIYLGE
- a CDS encoding UDP-N-acetylmuramoyl-L-alanyl-D-glutamate--2,6-diaminopimelate ligase produces the protein MQLINIIQQVPEILETRGEQNTEVTGISYDSRQVQAGHLFIAVRGLITDGHDFIYTAIENGAQVIVYDRSDFVIPENIVSILVQDSRLALPVIASSYFGHPEEGLKLVAITGTNGKTTTNYFVQHLLTQSGTLAGRIGTTGAEMDDVDIDLMHTTPESADLYEILAEFVSHGAKAVTLEVSSHALSQNRVDGLTFDVAVYTNLTQDHLDYHGSLEDYLAAKQLLFKGLPKESVAVVNMDDPYAERIIEVCVAKIIRYGYNSIAEYRILDHSINRRGVELTLDTPYGQRVVQVNTVGTFNYYNFLAAYAAAIELECDIEKVEISAKTLPMVPGRLEKITHRAPFQVFVDYAHTPDAMETVLATLAESYPENRLITVFGCGGDRDKGKRPIMGEIATRLSSKAFITDDNPRTEAPLNIIQEIIAGCGERSNYCVIQDRTEAINAALLEAKPGDIVAVLGKGHEPYQEIMGERKPFSDMTIVDQFMEQHGYSA
- a CDS encoding phospho-N-acetylmuramoyl-pentapeptide-transferase, producing MLYHLLLPLQEYFSALNVFRYISFRSAGAAITAVLFSFIVGPWIIKKLHKMQIGETIRTNGPESHSAKAGTPTMGGLIIIGAILVPTLLFGRLDNVYIQMMVVSVVWMGIVGFIDDYLKAVKKSKKGLIARYKLLGQISLGLVLGGVMVLHPEFAGVETATTLPFFKDLVFDLKSAWIYIPFVIFVITATSNSVNLSDGLDGLASGLMAIAALVFAGIAYITGRADFSQYLNIIYLPSAGELTVFCAALIGASLGFLWFNARPAEVFMGDTGSLALGAALGAVAVMLKKEFLLPFAGGVFIIESISVIIQVRYFKYTKKKHGEGRRLFRMAPIHHHYELKGWDENKIVIRFWIMGILFAFLTLSTFKIR